One Lebetimonas natsushimae DNA segment encodes these proteins:
- the rpsO gene encoding 30S ribosomal protein S15 — MALDSAKKREIIAKFGNNENDTGSPAVQIALLTERINQINEHLQTHKHDHSSRLGLLKLVGQRKRLMRYLKRKDHDKYLEVISALNLRDRV, encoded by the coding sequence ATGGCTTTGGATTCGGCGAAAAAAAGAGAAATTATCGCTAAATTCGGAAATAATGAAAATGATACTGGAAGTCCTGCGGTTCAAATCGCACTATTGACTGAAAGAATCAATCAAATTAACGAACATTTACAAACACACAAACACGACCATTCAAGCAGATTAGGTTTATTAAAATTGGTTGGACAAAGAAAAAGACTTATGAGATATTTAAAAAGAAAAGATCACGATAAATATCTTGAAGTAATTTCTGCACTTAATCTTAGAGATAGAGTTTAA
- the hisD gene encoding histidinol dehydrogenase → MLVLKTDAANFRVKFEEILKRGKMDIENVEDIVKNIINEVRERKNKALFEHISKFDKWTPIKDDDLVISKDDMKKAYENLDEDLKCALHLAYDRIKAYHEKQLPKTWLTFEDNGTILGQKVTPVERAGVYVPGGKAFYPSSLLMNVIPAIVAGVEEIVVTTPVIENKPNQLLLAALYICGMPKAFKVGGASAVAAMAYGTETIPKVDVITGPGNIFVATAKKLVYGEVNIDMIAGPSEIGIIADESAKPNYMAIDLLSQAEHDEMASSIMITPSEKLALKTKEKIYEFLEELERKDIAEKSIEERGAIIICKNIDEAIELMNEIAPEHLEVVTKNPFELLPKIKNAGAIFLGENTPEPIGDYIAGPNHTLPTGGSAKFYSPLNVEIFMKKSSIISFSKEAIEKMGKDCALLAKTEGLTAHQKSVLERLK, encoded by the coding sequence ATGTTAGTTTTAAAAACAGATGCGGCAAATTTCAGAGTTAAATTTGAAGAAATTTTAAAGCGTGGTAAAATGGATATTGAAAATGTGGAAGATATTGTGAAAAATATTATAAATGAAGTAAGAGAAAGAAAAAATAAAGCATTATTTGAACATATTTCAAAATTTGATAAGTGGACTCCTATAAAAGATGATGATTTAGTAATTAGTAAAGATGATATGAAAAAAGCATATGAAAATTTAGACGAAGATTTAAAATGTGCTTTGCATTTAGCATATGACAGAATTAAAGCATATCATGAAAAACAACTTCCAAAAACATGGTTGACTTTTGAGGATAACGGAACAATTCTTGGACAGAAAGTAACTCCTGTAGAAAGGGCCGGTGTATATGTACCGGGTGGTAAAGCATTTTATCCTAGCAGTCTTTTAATGAATGTTATTCCGGCAATTGTTGCGGGTGTTGAAGAAATAGTGGTAACTACCCCTGTTATTGAAAATAAACCGAATCAGTTACTGCTTGCTGCTTTGTATATTTGTGGTATGCCAAAAGCATTTAAAGTAGGAGGGGCAAGTGCTGTTGCAGCAATGGCTTATGGGACAGAGACTATCCCTAAAGTTGATGTAATTACAGGTCCAGGCAATATTTTTGTAGCAACAGCTAAAAAACTAGTATACGGGGAAGTGAATATTGATATGATAGCGGGACCAAGTGAAATTGGAATTATTGCAGATGAAAGTGCAAAACCGAATTATATGGCAATAGATCTTTTATCTCAGGCTGAGCATGACGAAATGGCAAGTTCTATTATGATAACCCCATCAGAGAAACTTGCTCTTAAAACTAAAGAAAAAATATATGAATTTTTAGAAGAACTTGAAAGAAAAGATATAGCTGAAAAATCAATTGAAGAGAGGGGTGCAATAATTATTTGTAAAAATATAGATGAGGCAATCGAACTTATGAATGAAATTGCTCCTGAGCATTTGGAAGTGGTAACTAAAAACCCATTTGAGCTTTTACCAAAAATAAAAAATGCCGGGGCAATTTTTCTAGGGGAAAACACTCCAGAACCAATAGGTGATTATATAGCAGGGCCGAATCATACATTGCCTACAGGCGGAAGTGCCAAGTTTTATTCTCCATTAAACGTTGAAATTTTTATGAAAAAAAGTTCAATTATTTCTTTTTCAAAAGAAGCTATTGAAAAAATGGGAAAAGATTGTGCCTTGTTAGCCAAAACCGAAGGACTTACAGCCCATCAGAAATCAGTTCTTGAAAGACTTAAGTGA
- the flhA gene encoding flagellar biosynthesis protein FlhA produces MINRIKNSLKVLSEVTDLGVVAFVFAILLIIIVPLPSGILDFFLTISLSVGILILLLSLYIPKPTDFTTFPTLILIVTLYRLSLNVATTRMILSKGYEGPNAVSKIISAFGEFVVGGNYIIGIIVFIILVIINFMVITQGSTRVAEVAARFTLDALPGKQMAIDADLNAGLIDENEAKKRRMELIQEANFYGAMDGASKFVKGDAIAGIIITLVNIIAGLLIGIFQHNMDISQAASTYTILTIGDGLVGQIPALMTSTATGIIITRASKDESNFAEGVIKQLMRDYKVVLIVGILLIFMAFIPGFPSGSMIFIGIVFLITGYLMMETQKGVDPIASIIAKFRKKPPPQPKKTAEELEQEEKPKKSPEELAKEEEQVLENILKVEILELDIGYQLIKIADPNQGGDLLERIKTMRKKIASDFGFLVPQIRIKDNIQLQPNEYQILLKGVEVARGEVYPDKYLAMSTPMVIEEIEGIEVKEPAFGIDAIWIDEDKKEEALMNGYTVVDASTVIVTHLSEIIKKYAEELLTRQDTQALLDRVKKDFPAIVDDALKVANVGLIQRVLKSLLHEKIPIKDMITILETIADIAEYTKNIDTIVEHVRSNLSRVITKLYESEDGTLKLVTFDTQTEQFLLSKLQQQGDNKQFLLTVSEMNKLVEEISNAAAEILNKGIAPVVLIVDPLIRKPLAEILERFGVDVVVLSHAEIDPNAKFEVLGSISINFKD; encoded by the coding sequence CTGATAAATAGAATAAAAAATTCACTTAAAGTATTAAGTGAAGTAACTGATTTAGGTGTTGTAGCTTTTGTTTTTGCAATACTTTTAATTATAATAGTTCCACTACCCAGTGGAATATTAGATTTTTTCTTAACAATTTCTTTATCTGTCGGTATTTTGATATTACTACTTAGTCTTTATATTCCAAAACCTACCGATTTTACAACATTTCCTACATTAATATTGATAGTTACTCTTTATAGATTGTCATTAAATGTAGCTACAACAAGAATGATTTTATCCAAAGGATATGAGGGACCGAATGCTGTAAGTAAAATAATTTCAGCTTTTGGGGAATTTGTAGTTGGCGGTAATTATATTATAGGAATTATTGTATTTATTATTTTGGTAATTATAAATTTTATGGTTATTACTCAAGGTTCCACAAGGGTTGCTGAAGTTGCTGCAAGATTTACACTTGATGCACTGCCTGGTAAACAGATGGCAATTGATGCAGATTTAAATGCCGGGCTTATTGATGAAAATGAAGCAAAAAAAAGAAGAATGGAACTTATCCAAGAAGCCAATTTTTATGGGGCTATGGATGGGGCAAGTAAATTTGTAAAAGGTGATGCGATTGCAGGAATTATTATTACTCTTGTAAATATAATTGCCGGGCTTTTAATAGGTATTTTTCAGCATAATATGGATATTTCACAGGCCGCTTCAACATACACTATTTTGACAATAGGTGATGGACTCGTAGGACAAATCCCGGCTCTTATGACTTCAACTGCAACAGGTATTATTATTACAAGAGCAAGTAAGGATGAAAGTAATTTTGCAGAGGGTGTTATAAAGCAGCTGATGAGAGATTATAAAGTTGTTTTGATTGTCGGTATTTTGCTTATTTTTATGGCATTCATTCCAGGTTTTCCAAGCGGAAGCATGATATTTATCGGGATTGTTTTTTTAATAACAGGATATTTGATGATGGAAACACAAAAAGGTGTGGACCCTATTGCCTCAATAATAGCAAAATTTAGAAAAAAACCACCACCTCAGCCTAAAAAAACAGCTGAAGAACTTGAACAAGAAGAAAAACCTAAAAAATCACCTGAAGAGCTTGCTAAAGAAGAAGAACAGGTATTGGAAAATATATTAAAAGTTGAAATACTGGAGCTTGATATTGGTTATCAGCTTATTAAAATTGCCGATCCCAACCAGGGCGGTGATTTGCTTGAGAGAATTAAAACCATGAGAAAAAAAATAGCAAGTGATTTCGGGTTCCTAGTACCCCAAATAAGAATAAAAGACAATATTCAGCTTCAACCAAACGAATATCAGATTTTATTAAAAGGTGTTGAAGTTGCAAGAGGAGAGGTTTACCCGGATAAATATTTGGCAATGTCAACTCCTATGGTAATTGAAGAAATTGAAGGGATAGAGGTAAAAGAACCGGCTTTTGGAATAGATGCGATTTGGATTGATGAAGATAAAAAAGAAGAAGCTTTAATGAACGGATATACCGTTGTGGACGCATCAACGGTAATTGTTACTCATTTAAGTGAAATAATTAAGAAATATGCAGAAGAGCTTCTAACTCGTCAGGATACACAAGCTCTGCTTGATAGAGTCAAAAAAGATTTTCCTGCCATTGTTGATGATGCCTTAAAAGTTGCAAATGTCGGATTGATTCAGAGAGTTTTAAAATCCTTGCTTCATGAAAAAATACCCATTAAAGATATGATTACAATACTTGAGACAATTGCAGATATAGCTGAATATACCAAAAATATCGACACTATTGTAGAACATGTAAGGAGTAATTTAAGCCGTGTTATTACAAAACTTTATGAAAGTGAAGACGGTACATTAAAACTTGTGACTTTTGATACCCAGACGGAGCAGTTTTTACTTTCGAAACTGCAGCAGCAGGGGGATAACAAACAGTTTTTACTGACTGTTTCCGAAATGAATAAACTTGTTGAAGAAATAAGCAATGCTGCAGCTGAAATTTTAAATAAAGGTATTGCCCCTGTTGTATTGATTGTAGACCCGTTAATCAGAAAGCCTCTCGCTGAAATTCTTGAAAGATTCGGGGTTGATGTAGTGGTACTTTCCCATGCTGAAATAGACCCTAATGCAAAATTTGAAGTACTGGGAAGTATAAGTATAAATTTCAAGGACTGA
- a CDS encoding sensor histidine kinase, whose product MKKLIFFFLISFSFATNVLILNSYSVKLKWTRNELQGILEELKNKDLNIYIEFMDTKIFRPTPKRLKYLYEYLFQKYRKIPFDIVIVTDDNALNFVREHLNSPIFINAKVFFAGINNLDLVNILDRNRFCGVFEKKEPLVNLNFARKIVDLKTFYVVGDDSTSAKIVMNQYKKAYKNFKNIEFIYINEKYLSHILYYFKDNFSKNSAMMLINPFSFIFNEQHISYEKAIQLLSKIYNRPIIVHTDILTNIKNSNIVGGRVNDSKNQGKIAAVKVKKYLNGEKINNIGFTFEKANKMYLNVLNLEKFGVNAYDLGYKEAIYVNAPQTIWEQYKNQLIFVILFIVYLILIIFILIYKNRLKEKLNIELQKRIDKAVKDIQKKDRLLANHSKFLAMSEMIGAVAHQWRQPLNALALNLQVLPDIKDNEKFENLINKNLKIIEFMSKTIDNFINFFKSTENIVNFSVKSAIFETIELIDAQLKSKGIKIIIKGEDFYIKGNKNQFRQVVLNLINNSKDAFLNQDEKEIKIILKSKIKKIYILDNAGGIDNKILERIFEPYFTTKDSGSGLGLYISKIILEKYFNATLEIKNTKIGIINIISFNRKK is encoded by the coding sequence ATGAAAAAACTGATATTTTTCTTTTTAATTAGTTTTTCTTTTGCTACAAATGTTTTAATTTTAAATTCATATTCAGTAAAATTAAAATGGACAAGGAATGAACTTCAAGGAATTTTGGAAGAATTAAAAAATAAAGATTTAAATATTTATATTGAATTTATGGATACTAAAATATTTAGACCGACACCTAAAAGACTTAAATATTTATATGAATATTTATTTCAAAAATATAGAAAAATACCTTTTGATATTGTAATTGTTACAGATGATAATGCTTTAAATTTTGTAAGAGAGCATTTAAATTCTCCTATTTTTATCAATGCCAAAGTATTTTTTGCCGGTATTAATAATTTGGATTTGGTTAATATTTTAGATAGAAACAGGTTTTGCGGTGTTTTTGAAAAAAAAGAACCACTTGTAAATTTAAATTTTGCCAGAAAAATCGTGGATTTAAAAACTTTTTATGTAGTGGGGGATGATTCTACTTCTGCAAAAATTGTTATGAATCAGTATAAAAAAGCATATAAAAATTTTAAAAATATCGAATTTATTTATATTAATGAAAAATATTTAAGTCACATTCTGTATTATTTTAAAGATAATTTTTCTAAAAATTCAGCAATGATGCTTATTAATCCTTTTAGTTTTATTTTTAACGAACAACATATTTCTTATGAAAAAGCAATACAGTTATTATCAAAAATTTATAACAGACCAATTATCGTGCATACCGATATACTTACAAACATTAAAAATTCAAACATTGTAGGCGGCAGGGTAAACGATTCTAAAAATCAGGGTAAAATTGCTGCAGTTAAAGTAAAAAAATATTTAAACGGTGAAAAAATAAATAATATAGGGTTTACTTTTGAAAAAGCCAATAAAATGTATCTTAATGTTTTGAATTTAGAAAAATTTGGAGTAAATGCATATGATTTAGGATATAAAGAAGCTATTTATGTAAATGCGCCTCAAACTATTTGGGAACAATATAAAAATCAATTAATTTTTGTAATTTTGTTTATAGTTTATTTGATTTTAATCATATTTATTTTAATATATAAAAACAGACTAAAAGAAAAATTAAATATAGAACTTCAAAAAAGAATAGATAAGGCGGTAAAAGATATACAAAAAAAAGACAGACTCTTAGCAAATCATTCTAAATTTTTGGCAATGTCTGAAATGATAGGTGCTGTTGCCCATCAGTGGAGGCAGCCTTTGAATGCATTGGCTCTTAATTTACAGGTATTACCCGATATTAAAGATAATGAGAAATTTGAAAACTTAATAAATAAAAATTTAAAAATTATAGAATTTATGTCTAAAACAATTGATAATTTTATTAATTTTTTTAAATCAACCGAAAATATTGTTAATTTTTCCGTTAAATCAGCTATATTTGAAACGATAGAATTAATTGATGCCCAGTTAAAATCTAAAGGTATAAAAATTATTATTAAAGGAGAGGATTTTTATATAAAAGGGAATAAAAATCAATTTAGGCAGGTAGTTTTGAATCTGATAAACAATTCTAAAGATGCTTTTTTAAATCAAGATGAGAAAGAAATAAAAATAATTTTAAAATCCAAAATAAAAAAAATTTATATTTTGGATAACGCTGGAGGAATAGATAATAAAATATTAGAAAGAATATTTGAACCATATTTTACAACAAAAGATTCTGGCAGTGGGCTTGGTTTATATATTAGTAAAATAATTTTAGAAAAATATTTTAATGCTACCTTGGAAATAAAAAATACAAAAATTGGAATAATTAATATAATTTCTTTTAATAGAAAAAAATAA
- the cmoA gene encoding carboxy-S-adenosyl-L-methionine synthase CmoA, with protein sequence MKDKVFTKPIEKQFEFDEEVASVFDDMLSRSVPFYKENLNLQINILKNFLDENDKIVDLGSSTGTFLIELAKKTDKKLDLIGIDNSPAMIKRAKNKAKAFGVDIKFVEEDFLNYDFSDSKAVIANYTIQFIRPLKREKLIKKIYDSLMNEGIFFMSEKLITNHKKLNKIMIDEYYKFKKKMGYSEYEIARKREALENVLIPYTMEENMEMLKNAGFKEAEVIFRWNNFATFIAFK encoded by the coding sequence TTGAAAGATAAAGTTTTTACAAAACCTATAGAAAAACAGTTTGAATTTGATGAAGAAGTTGCAAGCGTATTTGACGATATGTTAAGCAGAAGCGTACCTTTTTATAAAGAAAATTTAAATCTTCAAATTAATATTTTAAAAAATTTTTTAGATGAAAATGACAAAATAGTTGATTTGGGAAGCTCTACAGGTACATTTTTAATAGAACTGGCAAAAAAAACAGATAAAAAACTTGATTTAATCGGAATAGACAATTCCCCTGCCATGATTAAAAGGGCCAAAAATAAGGCAAAAGCATTTGGAGTTGATATTAAATTTGTTGAAGAGGACTTTTTAAATTATGATTTTTCTGATTCAAAAGCCGTGATTGCAAATTATACTATTCAGTTTATAAGACCCCTAAAAAGAGAAAAGCTTATAAAAAAAATATATGATTCTCTAATGAACGAAGGCATTTTTTTTATGAGTGAAAAACTGATAACAAACCATAAAAAACTGAACAAAATAATGATTGATGAATATTATAAATTTAAAAAGAAAATGGGATATTCTGAATACGAAATAGCAAGAAAAAGGGAAGCCTTGGAAAATGTGCTGATTCCTTATACAATGGAAGAAAACATGGAAATGCTTAAAAATGCCGGATTTAAAGAAGCTGAAGTAATTTTCAGATGGAATAATTTTGCTACATTTATAGCTTTTAAATAA
- a CDS encoding diguanylate cyclase, which yields MLNKVEKELVKKMFFYPVFIVVISFILVVFSSYYTLYTFKSKEVDKNTKILINNKKNYLKENVINLSKDIDNALQFSLEETKKNVKHRVYLIYYAIKSLYSLNKNKTFIINYLNTLNTYLKNHYIFAYDTNGIVKTHILKSFIGKNTKKIYLINHMSVFERNKKILNKNNEGFIKKYFYKPNNKNKKFLKIDFIKYIPELNLIIGSGEYVDEIKNKLEKQIFQRIMMKRYGNDYYFFIIKKDGTLILNPTYKSAIGKNILNLKDINGKYFIKEMIKKALENKNGSFVVYKWINPKTGKIEKKISYVLFNKSIDAIIGSGLYIQEDIAKNINDIKKNLNEEFKIFYRNLVIIFLIILIFSVFLSFILFRKLKNVFFIYDKLLKEEKKKIEYESLHDPLTKIANRRFFNQKIKEEILRAKRYNHTFSIAMVDIDYFKKINDTYGHDIGDLVLKKMASFIKRHIRSTDIFARWGGEEFMLIFPYTDLQKAKQICEKLKKELQENEFVQRPVKFTISCGITEFRKDNNIESIIKRADEALYEAKNGGRDRIVLK from the coding sequence ATGTTAAACAAAGTGGAAAAAGAATTAGTTAAAAAAATGTTTTTTTACCCTGTTTTTATAGTGGTAATTTCATTTATATTGGTCGTTTTTTCATCTTATTATACGTTATATACATTTAAAAGCAAAGAAGTTGATAAAAATACTAAAATATTAATAAATAATAAAAAAAATTATTTAAAAGAAAATGTAATAAATTTATCAAAAGATATTGATAACGCTTTACAATTCAGTTTGGAAGAGACTAAAAAAAATGTAAAACACAGAGTTTATTTAATATATTATGCGATTAAAAGCCTTTATTCTTTAAATAAAAATAAAACGTTTATTATAAATTATTTAAACACTTTAAATACTTATTTAAAAAATCATTATATTTTTGCATATGATACAAACGGAATTGTTAAAACTCATATATTAAAATCATTTATAGGAAAAAATACTAAAAAAATTTATTTAATCAATCATATGTCTGTATTTGAAAGAAATAAAAAAATTTTAAATAAAAATAATGAAGGATTTATAAAAAAATATTTTTATAAACCTAATAATAAAAATAAAAAATTTTTAAAAATAGATTTTATCAAATATATACCTGAGCTGAATTTAATTATTGGTTCAGGAGAATATGTGGATGAAATAAAAAATAAATTAGAAAAGCAGATTTTCCAAAGAATAATGATGAAAAGATACGGGAATGATTATTATTTTTTTATAATTAAAAAAGATGGAACATTAATATTAAATCCTACTTATAAAAGCGCGATAGGAAAAAATATTTTAAATTTAAAAGATATAAACGGAAAATATTTTATAAAAGAAATGATAAAAAAAGCACTGGAAAACAAAAACGGATCATTTGTTGTTTATAAATGGATAAATCCGAAGACCGGCAAAATAGAAAAGAAAATATCATATGTGCTTTTTAACAAAAGCATAGATGCGATAATAGGCAGCGGTTTATATATTCAGGAGGATATAGCAAAAAACATAAACGATATTAAAAAGAATTTGAACGAAGAATTTAAAATATTTTATAGAAATTTAGTAATCATATTTTTAATTATTTTAATATTCTCTGTGTTTTTGTCATTTATTTTATTTAGAAAATTGAAAAATGTTTTTTTTATATATGATAAATTATTAAAAGAAGAAAAGAAGAAAATTGAGTATGAATCTTTACACGACCCTTTAACCAAAATTGCTAACAGAAGATTTTTTAATCAGAAAATTAAAGAAGAAATTTTAAGGGCGAAACGCTATAACCATACTTTTTCAATTGCAATGGTTGATATTGATTATTTTAAAAAAATAAATGATACTTATGGGCATGATATAGGGGATTTGGTTCTTAAAAAAATGGCTTCTTTTATTAAAAGACATATAAGAAGTACAGATATTTTTGCGAGATGGGGCGGAGAAGAGTTTATGCTTATTTTCCCTTATACAGATTTACAAAAAGCTAAACAAATTTGTGAAAAACTGAAAAAAGAGCTGCAGGAGAATGAGTTTGTTCAAAGGCCGGTAAAATTTACAATAAGCTGCGGTATTACTGAATTTAGAAAAGATAACAATATAGAAAGTATTATAAAAAGGGCTGATGAAGCTTTATATGAGGCAAAAAACGGTGGGAGAGACAGAATAGTTCTCAAATAA
- a CDS encoding EAL domain-containing protein, with protein sequence MVSIRKEFHKTVVIGFILAFIVLLILYYVITKIVVEQKLTAARLEAKTIIYYRHYISFVAPKVKIVDLNLSPFALTPAYVTDQVAKKLRDDKIYYIKQVSDNYRNPLDKPNNIELEAIEYFKKYKDKNEYYKTYKPDKNFNKQYFFYAKKLTIEKSCLKCHGIPYKDVPADIYKKIVKIYGNGAFGYKKGDVRGVLSIVFPYEKVIMNVNKIFAIIIGIGVLFFITGLLIFFKVNEKIQEDIYKILEHFKFTKEGRYPILKDQMKFIEFKELKNQINKTFFKLKKYQGYIYYKYYYYPLTNLPNRNKFLELASEKKYPIVLINTDKFKEINFYFGSEIGDKLIKNIALRLKNLRKKYSFKLYHIDIDEFALIFKNEQISKKELQEIIEDIINFLEEPYNIDSNKIIVRFRAGVSLYKKDYIRANIALDMAKELKKDIVFGSEIENLDKYKEHLKWLKKLQWALKNDKIIPFYQPIVDKNKNIVKYEALVRLIDENGKVVNPFYFLDVAKRSRYYLEITKRVVNKAIEKVIEKDTAVSINLTLEDIEEREMRNFIFEKLNLLRDKSKITFEIVESEDVRGNKLVKNFLYEIKTTGALIYIDDFGSGYSNFDYLIKLHPDGVKIDGSLIKNILNDKNSQIIVKTIVSFAKEMNIKVIAEFVENKEIFEYLKKLDVDYFQGYYFSPPKGDI encoded by the coding sequence TTGGTAAGTATCAGAAAAGAATTCCACAAGACAGTTGTAATAGGGTTTATATTAGCTTTTATAGTGCTACTGATTTTGTATTATGTTATTACTAAAATAGTTGTGGAACAAAAGCTTACAGCAGCAAGGCTTGAGGCTAAAACAATTATTTATTATAGACATTATATATCTTTTGTGGCTCCGAAAGTCAAAATAGTGGATTTAAATTTATCGCCTTTTGCACTTACACCTGCTTATGTAACAGATCAGGTGGCCAAGAAATTAAGGGATGATAAAATTTATTATATAAAACAGGTATCGGATAATTACAGAAATCCGTTGGATAAACCGAACAATATTGAATTAGAAGCTATAGAATATTTTAAAAAATATAAAGATAAAAATGAATATTATAAAACATATAAACCTGATAAAAATTTTAACAAACAGTATTTTTTTTATGCTAAAAAACTTACAATAGAAAAATCTTGTCTTAAATGTCACGGAATTCCTTATAAAGATGTGCCCGCCGATATTTATAAAAAAATTGTTAAAATTTATGGAAACGGGGCTTTTGGATACAAAAAAGGTGATGTAAGAGGTGTTCTTTCTATAGTCTTTCCTTATGAAAAAGTAATAATGAATGTAAATAAAATTTTTGCAATTATAATAGGAATAGGAGTACTTTTTTTTATAACCGGCCTTTTAATATTTTTTAAAGTGAATGAAAAAATTCAGGAAGACATTTATAAAATTTTAGAACATTTTAAATTTACAAAAGAGGGTAGATATCCTATATTAAAAGATCAAATGAAATTTATTGAATTTAAAGAATTGAAAAATCAGATTAACAAAACATTTTTTAAACTAAAAAAATATCAGGGTTATATTTATTATAAATACTATTATTACCCATTAACTAATCTGCCGAATAGGAATAAATTTTTGGAATTGGCAAGTGAAAAAAAATATCCCATTGTTTTGATTAATACAGATAAATTTAAAGAAATAAATTTTTATTTTGGCAGTGAAATAGGTGATAAATTAATAAAAAATATTGCGCTGAGACTTAAAAATTTAAGAAAAAAATATAGTTTTAAACTTTATCACATTGATATAGATGAATTTGCCTTAATATTTAAAAATGAACAAATTTCTAAAAAAGAATTGCAAGAAATTATAGAAGATATTATTAATTTTTTGGAAGAGCCTTATAATATTGATTCTAATAAGATAATTGTCAGATTTAGAGCAGGCGTTAGTTTATATAAAAAAGATTATATCAGAGCTAATATTGCACTTGATATGGCAAAAGAACTTAAAAAAGATATAGTTTTTGGCAGTGAAATAGAAAATTTAGATAAATATAAAGAACATCTGAAATGGCTTAAAAAACTTCAGTGGGCATTAAAGAATGATAAAATCATTCCTTTTTATCAACCAATAGTAGATAAAAATAAAAACATTGTCAAATATGAGGCTTTGGTCAGATTAATAGATGAGAATGGAAAAGTGGTAAATCCTTTTTATTTTTTAGATGTTGCTAAAAGATCAAGATATTATTTAGAAATAACAAAGAGGGTAGTTAACAAAGCCATTGAAAAGGTTATAGAAAAAGATACAGCCGTTTCAATAAATTTGACACTTGAAGATATAGAAGAAAGGGAAATGAGAAATTTTATTTTTGAAAAACTTAATTTATTAAGAGATAAATCAAAAATAACTTTTGAAATAGTTGAAAGTGAAGATGTCAGGGGAAATAAATTAGTAAAAAACTTTTTATATGAAATTAAAACTACAGGCGCATTAATATATATTGATGATTTTGGAAGCGGCTATTCTAATTTTGATTACTTAATCAAATTGCATCCTGATGGGGTTAAAATTGATGGAAGTTTAATAAAAAATATATTGAATGATAAAAATTCCCAAATTATTGTAAAGACAATAGTTTCTTTTGCAAAAGAGATGAATATAAAAGTTATTGCTGAATTTGTTGAAAATAAAGAAATTTTTGAATATCTAAAAAAATTGGATGTTGATTATTTTCAGGGATATTATTTTTCTCCTCCAAAAGGAGATATATAA
- a CDS encoding RrF2 family transcriptional regulator: MLFTKSTAYTLQALMELANFDKPVDVAKLAEITSLPKPFLAKLLQTLSKKGYVKSFKGIHGGFLLEKAPKDIRILELFKIIEDKDALIFYCSKAPENCVRNRADICCVRPFFVFLEDKLNYILKDMTLEDVIRMKSDK; encoded by the coding sequence ATGCTATTTACAAAATCAACAGCGTATACTCTGCAGGCTTTGATGGAACTTGCTAATTTTGATAAACCGGTAGATGTTGCAAAATTAGCGGAAATCACATCACTTCCAAAGCCTTTTTTGGCGAAACTATTGCAGACCCTTTCAAAAAAAGGTTATGTAAAATCTTTTAAAGGTATCCATGGGGGATTTTTACTTGAAAAAGCTCCAAAAGATATTAGGATTTTAGAATTGTTTAAAATTATTGAAGATAAGGACGCTTTAATATTTTACTGTTCCAAAGCACCTGAAAACTGTGTAAGAAACAGGGCTGATATATGTTGTGTTAGGCCTTTTTTTGTTTTTTTAGAAGATAAATTAAATTATATTTTAAAAGATATGACTTTAGAAGATGTTATAAGGATGAAATCTGATAAATAG